A window from Dioscorea cayenensis subsp. rotundata cultivar TDr96_F1 chromosome 10, TDr96_F1_v2_PseudoChromosome.rev07_lg8_w22 25.fasta, whole genome shotgun sequence encodes these proteins:
- the LOC120269997 gene encoding ABSCISIC ACID-INSENSITIVE 5-like protein 7, with protein MKSKAMEVSIWKGKGKASNSPALNDPNQRSPAKSLKITAAGSQEEEEEEQQRKPGMMMNNHNHNYNHAQQHQKKEQDMTDDLPFPPIRRSSSSFYSLTIDEIQNAVCEPGKPFGSMNMDELIASIWNADDYQQLLATSSGPAAAGIQSQNTLAVPASLSRKTVDEVWSEIHRNGEPSDNLNRPNSANNPPRQQTLGEMTLEDFLIKAGVVCDPFRAPMQHYAVVSFSTGSSEAHGAYGGGMMVGGENECSGGLGSPASSVSPDMMAVEHSEADQKVWGLGGCRKRAADDAVAVEKVAERRQRRMIKNRESAARSRARKQAYTVELELELNQLKGENARLREEEKRSLELKKQLVIEIMENQAENNAARKKDRTLRQCNSCRW; from the exons ATGAAATCCAAGGCAATGGAGGTTTCGATCTg GAAAGGCAAAGGAAAAGCATCCAACTCCCCAGCTCTGAATGACCCAAACCAACGATCGCCAGCCAAGAGCTTGAAGATAACAGCAGCAGGctcacaagaagaagaggaagaagaacaacaaagaaagcCAGGGATGATGATGAACAACCATAACCATAACTATAACCATGCCCAGcagcatcaaaagaaagaacaagaCATGACTGATGATCTCCCCTTCCCTCCAATAAGAAGGTCCTCATCATCCTTCTACTCCCTCACTATAGATGAGATTCAGAACGCTGTCTGTGAACCAGGCAAGCCCTTCGGCTCCATGAACATGGATGAGCTCATCGCCAGCATCTGGAACGCCGATGATTATCAACAGCTCTTGGCCACCTCCTCCGGTCCCGCTGCCGCTGGTATCCAGAGCCAGAACACTCTCGCAGTCCCGGCTTCTCTCTCTCGCAAGACTGTTGATGAGGTCTGGTCTGAGATCCACCGCAACGGAGAGCCATCTGACAACCTCAACCGGCCCAATTCTGCTAATAATCCTCCTCGCCAGCAAACACTCGGCGAGATGACACTCGAGGACTTCTTGATCAAAGCCGGGGTGGTTTGCGATCCTTTCAGAGCTCCGATGCAGCACTATGCAGTGGTGAGTTTCTCAACAGGGAGTTCTGAAGCTCATGGGGCTTATGGTGGAGGGATGATGGTTGGTGGTGAGAATGAGTGTAGTGGTGGTTTAGGCTCGCCAGCGAGCTCGGTGTCTCCAGATATGATGGCAGTTGAGCATTCAGAAGCTGATCAGAAGGTTTGGGGTTTGGGAGGCTGCAGGAAGAGGGCCGCTGATGATGCCGTTGCAGTTGAGAAGGTGGCCGAGAGGCGGCAGCGTCGCATGATCAAGAACCGGGAGTCAGCGGCCAGGTCTCGTGCTAGGAAGCAG GCCTACACTGTGGAACTGGAGCTAGAGCTCAATCAGCTCAAAGGGGAGAATGCAAGGCTGAGAGAAGAagag AAGAGGTCGCTGGAACTCAAGAAGCAGCTG GTTATTGAGATCATGGAGAATCAAGCGGAGAACAATGCAGCTAGGAAGAAGGACCGGACTCTGCGCCAGTGCAACAGTTGCCGTTGGTGA